The following DNA comes from Desulfobaccales bacterium.
GCATACCCAGGGCGGAGGCAGTCATGGCGACGACATTGATCCGGTTGCAGCGCCTTGTGGTCAAAAGGCCCAGAAGAAAAACTCCCAGCAGAGAGCCGTAGGTGACCCCGCCGATTTTAAAGGCGAGCCAGAGAAATTTCTCAAAATAGCTGAAAAAGTAGGCGATGAACCCTAAGATAATGCCGAAAACAACCACGCAGAGCCGGGAAATTAAGAGATAGTGGCGTTCAGTTCCCGACTTATTAATCACCGGGCGATAGATGTCCGTGACAAATGAAGAGGTCAGGGAACCTAAGGGTGAGTCAATGCTCGCCATGACAATGGCTGCGAGCATCAGCCCGCGCATCACAGGGGGCATGGTCTGCTCGATAAAATGGGGAAAAATTTTGTCCAATTTGCCCGGTAGAGCCAGCCCGGGATGCTGAACATAGAAGGCGTAAAGGCAAGCGCCAATAAACAGGAAGAGCATCATTACCAGAAAGGAGCCGATGGGGGTCATAAGCATGGTTTTTTGGCTGGCTTTTCTGGTTTCCACGGTGAGAAGCCGCTGCATAATCTCCTGATCAGTCCCAAAGGCCGCCATTGAGCCAAAAAACCCGTTCAAAGTTGCCAGCACCAAGAGATTGGGGTCCGTGAACAGGCTCTTCAAAAATACCGGCAGTCCGGCTTCCGCCAGGGAGGGGCCCCAGTTGAAGATTTTCAGTTTTCCGGCGCTGCCGGCAATGGCGACTACGGCCGCGGCGCCGCCGTCAATGTGAGTGAGCAGGAAGGCGATCGCGACTACTCCCGCAACGGTGAAGGTCAGGGCTTGCACCACATTGGTCCAGACTACCGCCTTGATCCCGCCCCAGGCGATATAGAGAATGCAGATGACGGAAAAAAGCAGGATAGTCGGCATGATGGACCAGCCGATTAGGATGCTGACCGCCAAACAAGCGACCATAAGCCGCACACCGGAAGCCAACAGACGCGTGATGAAAAACAGGATCGAGCCGGCGATTTGGGTTGCCGGTCCGAAGCGATAATTTAAAAATTCATAGATGGAGGTGCAGTTATAGCGGTAAAAAGCCGGGATAAACAGAAAGGCGATGACGATCCGGGCCAGAAAAGAGCCGATAAAAAACTGGGCATATTCCCAGTTTTCCATGTAAGCGACCGCGGGGACCGCAATGAGGGTGATTGCGCTGATTTCGGTGGCAACAAAGGAAAGGCAGGCCGCCCACCAGGGGATGGTTCTGCCGCCCAGGAAAAAGTCATTGGTGG
Coding sequences within:
- a CDS encoding sodium/solute symporter (Members of the Solute:Sodium Symporter (SSS), TC 2.A.21 as described in tcdb.org, catalyze solute:Na+ symport. Known solutes for members of the family include sugars, amino acids, nucleosides, inositols, vitamins, urea or anions, depending on the system.); the protein is MEIQTFFVSGSSLTWQDYSVLSALLVLLIFVGLYCGREEKSTNDFFLGGRTIPWWAACLSFVATEISAITLIAVPAVAYMENWEYAQFFIGSFLARIVIAFLFIPAFYRYNCTSIYEFLNYRFGPATQIAGSILFFITRLLASGVRLMVACLAVSILIGWSIMPTILLFSVICILYIAWGGIKAVVWTNVVQALTFTVAGVVAIAFLLTHIDGGAAAVVAIAGSAGKLKIFNWGPSLAEAGLPVFLKSLFTDPNLLVLATLNGFFGSMAAFGTDQEIMQRLLTVETRKASQKTMLMTPIGSFLVMMLFLFIGACLYAFYVQHPGLALPGKLDKIFPHFIEQTMPPVMRGLMLAAIVMASIDSPLGSLTSSFVTDIYRPVINKSGTERHYLLISRLCVVVFGIILGFIAYFFSYFEKFLWLAFKIGGVTYGSLLGVFLLGLLTTRRCNRINVVAMTASALGMLVLLILSEKAIVPLGWTWLLLIGTFLTFITGWLFGKKPASATDPPLKP